From a region of the Schistocerca nitens isolate TAMUIC-IGC-003100 chromosome 8, iqSchNite1.1, whole genome shotgun sequence genome:
- the LOC126198424 gene encoding uncharacterized protein LOC126198424: MRNVEIKAKVRNLAELISRAEQLSNSKGEVIKQEDTFYNVPRGRLKLRKFEDGTSQLICYERADTEGPKVSEYTRVDFPPGSNPGPVLAQALGIKGTVKKTRRLYLVGNTRIHVDEVFGLGKFMELEVVLTEDQRIEEGQAVAEDIRRKLGVEETDLLSGAYMDMLLRR; the protein is encoded by the exons ATGAGGAACGTAGAGATAAAAGCTAAAGTCAGGAACCTCGCAGAACTCATCTCGAGGGCAGAACAGCTTAGTAACTCCAAAGGCGAAGTTATAAAACAGGAAGATACGTTTTATAATGTGCCTCGAGGAAGACTGAAACTTAGAAAATTTGAG GATGGAACATCACAGTTAATATGTTACGAGAGAGCAGATACTGAAGGACCTAAAGTATCTGAGTACACGAGAGTTGATTTTCCACCTGGTTCGAACCCAGGACCAGTATTGGCTCAAGCATTGGGAATTAAAGGAACTGTAAAGAAAACTCGAAGGCTTTACCTTGTGGGTAACACAAGAATACACGTTGATGAAGTCTTTGGCTTAGGAAAATTTATGGAGTTGGAG GTTGTTCTTACCGAAGACCAGCGCATTGAAGAAGGTCAAGCGGTGGCTGAAGATATTAGGAGGAAATTAGGAGTTGAAGAAACTGATCTCTTATCTGGTGCATATATGGATATGTTGTTGAGACGTTGA